The Odocoileus virginianus isolate 20LAN1187 ecotype Illinois chromosome 3, Ovbor_1.2, whole genome shotgun sequence genome includes a window with the following:
- the TMEM161B gene encoding transmembrane protein 161B isoform X4 codes for MKPTQEMNISLVWCLLVLSFAIKVLFSLTTHYFKVEDGGERSVCVTFGFFFFVKAMAVLIVTENYLEFGLETGFTNFSDSAMQFLEKQGLESQGPVSKLTFKFFLAIFCSLIGAFLTFPGLRLAQMHLDALNLATEKITQTLLHINFLAPLFMVLLWVKPITKDYIMNPPLGKESVPLMTEATFDTLRLWLIILLCALRLAMMRSHLQAYLNLAQKCVDQMKKEAGRISTVELQKMVARVFYYLCVIALQYVAPLVMLLHTTLLLKTLGNHSWGIYPEYMSALPVDNSLPSNSVYSELPSADGKMKVTVTQITVALSSLKNIFTPLLFRGLLSFLTWWIAACLFSTSLFGLFYHQYLTVA; via the exons CaaagttctgttttcattaaCTACACACTATTTTAAAGTAGAAGATGGTGGTGAAAGATCAGTCTGTGTtacctttggattttttttctttgtgaaagcAATGGCTGTCTTGATTGTAACAGAAAACTATCTGGAATTCGGACTTGAAACAG gGTTTACAAATTTTTCAGACAGTGCGATGCAGTTTCTTGAAAAGCAAGGTTTAGAATctca gggTCCTGTTTCAAAACTTACTTTCAAATTTTTCCTGGCTATTTTCTGTTCACTCATTGGGGCTTTTTTGACATTTCCTGGATTACGGCTGGCTCAAATGCATCTGGAtgctctgaatttggcaacagaAAAAATTACACA AACATTACTTCATATCAACTTCTTGGCACCTCTGTTTATGGTTCTGCTCTGGGTAAAACCCATCACCAAAGACTACATTATGAACCCACCATTGGGTAAAGAAAGTGTTCCTTT AATGACAGAAGCTACCTTCGATACTCTGCGACTCTGGTTAATAATCCTGCTATGTGCTTTGCGGTTGGCCATGATGCGTAGTCACCTGCAAGCTTACTTAAACTTAGCCCAGAAATGTGTGGATCAAATGAAGAAAGAAGCTGGGCGAATAAGCACAGTTGAGCTTCAGAAAATG GTCGCTCGAGTCTTTTATTACCTCTGCGTCATCGCGCTGCAGTATGTGGCTCCCCTGGTCATGCTGCTTCACACAACCCTGCTTTTGAAAACTCTAG gTAATCATTCCTGGGGGATTTATCCAGAATATATGTCTGCCTTGCCAGTGGATAATAGTCTACCCTCCAATTCTGTTTACTCTGAATTACCATCTGCTGATGGGAAGATGAAGGTAACTGTTACACAGATAACAGTGGCACTGAGCagcttaaaaaacattttcactcCTCTCCTTTTTCGAGGACTTCTGTCTTTTCTGACCTGGTGGATTGCTGCTTGTCTCTTTTCTACAAGCCTTTTTGGGCTTTTCTATCACCAGTATCTCACTGTGGCATGA
- the TMEM161B gene encoding transmembrane protein 161B isoform X5 — protein sequence MAVLIVTENYLEFGLETGFTNFSDSAMQFLEKQGLESQGPVSKLTFKFFLAIFCSLIGAFLTFPGLRLAQMHLDALNLATEKITQTLLHINFLAPLFMVLLWVKPITKDYIMNPPLGKESVPLMTEATFDTLRLWLIILLCALRLAMMRSHLQAYLNLAQKCVDQMKKEAGRISTVELQKMVARVFYYLCVIALQYVAPLVMLLHTTLLLKTLGNHSWGIYPEYMSALPVDNSLPSNSVYSELPSADGKMKVTVTQITVALSSLKNIFTPLLFRGLLSFLTWWIAACLFSTSLFGLFYHQYLTVA from the exons ATGGCTGTCTTGATTGTAACAGAAAACTATCTGGAATTCGGACTTGAAACAG gGTTTACAAATTTTTCAGACAGTGCGATGCAGTTTCTTGAAAAGCAAGGTTTAGAATctca gggTCCTGTTTCAAAACTTACTTTCAAATTTTTCCTGGCTATTTTCTGTTCACTCATTGGGGCTTTTTTGACATTTCCTGGATTACGGCTGGCTCAAATGCATCTGGAtgctctgaatttggcaacagaAAAAATTACACA AACATTACTTCATATCAACTTCTTGGCACCTCTGTTTATGGTTCTGCTCTGGGTAAAACCCATCACCAAAGACTACATTATGAACCCACCATTGGGTAAAGAAAGTGTTCCTTT AATGACAGAAGCTACCTTCGATACTCTGCGACTCTGGTTAATAATCCTGCTATGTGCTTTGCGGTTGGCCATGATGCGTAGTCACCTGCAAGCTTACTTAAACTTAGCCCAGAAATGTGTGGATCAAATGAAGAAAGAAGCTGGGCGAATAAGCACAGTTGAGCTTCAGAAAATG GTCGCTCGAGTCTTTTATTACCTCTGCGTCATCGCGCTGCAGTATGTGGCTCCCCTGGTCATGCTGCTTCACACAACCCTGCTTTTGAAAACTCTAG gTAATCATTCCTGGGGGATTTATCCAGAATATATGTCTGCCTTGCCAGTGGATAATAGTCTACCCTCCAATTCTGTTTACTCTGAATTACCATCTGCTGATGGGAAGATGAAGGTAACTGTTACACAGATAACAGTGGCACTGAGCagcttaaaaaacattttcactcCTCTCCTTTTTCGAGGACTTCTGTCTTTTCTGACCTGGTGGATTGCTGCTTGTCTCTTTTCTACAAGCCTTTTTGGGCTTTTCTATCACCAGTATCTCACTGTGGCATGA